One window of Mauremys reevesii isolate NIE-2019 linkage group 4, ASM1616193v1, whole genome shotgun sequence genomic DNA carries:
- the LOC120403130 gene encoding integrin alpha-X-like has product MHPLHLLLCLGTVLAPSCGFSVDVEGPIAFQEAARGFGHSVVQFGSASTGGLLVGAPLQTGDVNETGKVYKCDPGSRRCQEIPIQRPPDAVNMSLGLSVAARGSNLLACGPTVHQACGENMYIKGYCFLLDQSLRQLQRIPDTLAECRRRATDIALLIDGSGSIEAQDFSKMKTFLSEIMKRFHSTDTQFALMQYSHKFRDHFDFSQYRRSRDPDHLLKLVWQLLGETHTASAIWKVVRELFTSGRGAQDEATKILIVITDGEKTGDPLSYLDVIPEAERAGIIRYAIGVGDAFSSTAAQQELQEIASEPTDEHVFRVDNFDALQGIQSQLQEKIFTIEGTQSQNGSSFQLEMAQEGFSSLLSPDGPVLGAVGAYDWSGGIYLYGSSGELSFINLSRTSTDMNDTYLGYSSQVITANGQSSYVVGAPRYQHAGKVVLFSQDTKGGEWTPRSQLLGEQIGSYFGGTLCAVDLDRDGNTDLVLIGAPMYYTPLNGGRVYICPINWPGAMQNCSKTLQGQTGKTFGCFGASMSEIGDISGDGQTDVAIGAPMENDNRGALYIFHGEKGGLSPQYRQRIEGSLFPSRLQYFGQAVSGGTDLTGDGLPDIAVGAQGQVLLLRSRPVLRVGVSISFQPPTIPTSAFDCQGQEQLNTEASRAEVCFTVTKSTMDSLGNGISSTIQYTLALDPGRTKIRAAFDSTGPVLSRELRFGIEKKCEKHQIKLPLCPEDTLTPITLRLNYTLTGEPIAAAGRLRPILSEDSALVSVGSLPFEKDCGSDKVCTDELQISFNFSGWSTLVVGVTPELNTTVSIQNRGENSYSTTVQFFYPATLSYRRVLLLQSNRRAMAVRCSSAVGSEEQTQRNSTCHINHPIFRSGAEAVFVATFDVSSEADLGDRLQITAKASSDNGGPITERMMHRGELPVKYGIFIILTSLEESTKYVNFSTEEAGTSVPVTHRYEVKNLRQRSVPISVTFQFPVELSGVQVWDASEVVPSKPQLAQCISEAETPGLKDFVKQMSERPVLDCSVATCKKIRCRIASLEMQQPLEFMIKGNVSFQWVSQTQQQKVSLVSEARIEYEEEKYTQKEGFVQRQVQTVVERSEVYNYLPIIVGSSVGGLVLLALITAALYKFGFFKRQYKQMMEGEMAEPAQSDASTPPNSPEE; this is encoded by the exons ATGCACCCCTTGCATCTGCTCCTTTGCCTGGGCACAG TGCTGGCCCCGAGCTGTGGATTCAGCGTGGATGTGGAGGGACCCATCGCCTTCCAGGAGGCAGCCAGGGGGTTCGGGCACAGCGTGGTGCAGTTCGGGAGTGCCAGCACCGGGGG GCTGCTCGTCGGGGCCCCGCTGCAGACAGGAGACGTGAATGAAACCGGCAAAGTCTACAAGTGCGACCCGGGCTCCAGACGCTGCCAGGAGATCCCCATCCAGA GGCCCCCTGATGCCGTGAACATGTCCCTCGGATTGTCTGTGGCTGCCCGGGGCTCCAATCTTCTG GCGTGCGGCCCCACGGTGCACCAGGCCTGCGGGGAGAACATGTACATCAAGGGCTACTGCTTCCTCCTGGACCAGAGCCTCCGGCAGCTCCAGCGCATCCCGGACACCCTGGCAG AGTGCCGCAGACGTGCCACAGACATAGCGCTCCTCATCGACGGCTCGGGCAGCATCGAAGCTCAGGACTTTTCAAAGATGAAGACGTTTCTTTCTGAGATCATGAAGCGTTTCCACAGCACCGACACGCAG TTCGCCCTCATGCAGTACTCGCACAAATTTAGAGACCACTTCGACTTCTCACAGTACAGGAGGAGTCGTGACCCCGATCACCTCCTGAAGttggtctggcagctcctgggagagacGCACACGGCCAGCGCCATCTGGAAAGTGGT GCGGGAGCTGTTCACCTCTGGGAGAGGCGCTCAGGATGAAGCCACCAAGATTCTCATTGTGATCACAGATGGGGAGAAAACAGGAGACCCACTTTCTTATTTAGACGTCATACCTgaggctgagagagctggaaTCATCCGCTACGCCATCGGG GTTGGCGACGCCTTCTCCAGCACTGCTGCCCAACAGGAGCTCCAGGAGATCGCCTCTGAGCCCACCGACGAGCACGTCTTCCGGGTGGACAATTTTGACGCCCTCCAGGGcatccagagccagctgcaggagAAGATCTTCACCATCGAAG GCACCCAGTCCCAGAACGGCAGCTCCTTCCAGCTGGAGATGGCTCAGGAAGGATTCAGCTCCCTGCTGTCCCCT GACgggcctgtgctgggagcggtgggAGCCTATGACTGGTCCGGTGGGATATACCTGTACGGGAGCAGCGGGGAGCTGAGCTTCATCAACTTATCCAGAACCTCCACTGACATGAATGATACTTACCTTG GTTATTCGTCTCAGGTCATCACAGCCAATGGGCAGAGCAGCTACGTGGTCGGGGCCCCTCGCTATCAACACGCCGGCAAAGTCGTTCTGTTCAGCCAAGATACCAAGGGTGGGGAATGGACACCCAGATCGCAGCTGTTAGGAGAGCAG ATTGGCTCGTATTTCGGGGGTACACTGTGTGCTGTGGACCTCGACAGAGATGGGAACACGGACCTGGTTCTAATTGGAGCCCCCATGTACTATACACCTCTGAATGGAGGACGAGTCTATATCTGCCCCATTAACTGGCCG GGGGCGATGCAGAACTGCAGCAAGACACTGCAAGGACAGACGGGGAAGACGTTCGGGTGCTTTGGGGCCAGCATGTCTGAAATCGGGGACATCAGTGGGGACGGACAGACGGACGTGGCCATCGGGGCCCCCATGGAGAACGACAATCGCGGGGCCTTGTACATCTTCCACGGGGAAAAGGGAGGCCTCAGTCCCCAGTACAGACAG cgcATCGAGGGGTCGCTgttccccagcaggctgcagtaCTTTGGCCAGGCCGTCAGTGGCGGGACAGACCTGACGGGGGACGGACTCCCAGACATCGCGGTGGGGGCACaagggcaggtcctgctgctGAG GTCCCGGCCGGTGCTCAGAGTCGGGGTCTCCATCAGCTTCCAGCCCCCCACGATCCCCACCTCGGCCTTCGActgccaggggcaggagcagctcaaCACAGAGGCCAGCAGGGCAGAGGTCTGCTTCACCGTCACTAAGAGCACCATGGACAGCCTAG GCAATGGGATCTCCAGCACCATCCAGTACACCCTGGCCCTGGACCCCGGGCGGACGAAGATCCGAGCCGCCTTTGACTCCACCGGCCCCgtcctgagcagggagctgcggtTCGGCATTGAGAAGAAATGTGAGAAGCATCAGATAAAGTTACCT ctctgccctgaggACACACTGACCCCCATCACCCTGCGCCTCAACTACACCCTGACGGGGGAGCCCATTGCTGCTGCCGGCCGCCTCAGACCCATCCTGAGCGAGGACTCCGCACTGGTGTCTGTAGGCTCG CTCCCGTTTGAGAAGGACTGCGGCAGTGACAAAGTCTGCACTGATGAACTACAAATTTCCTTCAATTTCTCAGG TTGGAGCACCCTGGTGGTGGGGGTCACCCCCGAACTCAACACCACCGTCTCCATCCAGAACCGTGGGGAGAATTCCTACAGCACCACGGTGCAGTTCTTCTACCCGGCCACGCTGTCCTACCGCCGGGTCCTGCTGCTCCAG TCTAACAGGAGGGCCATGGCCGTTAGGTGCAGCTCGGCCGTGGGCTCTGAGGAGCAGACTCAGAGGAACAGCACCTGCCACATCAACCACCCCATCTTCAGGAGCGGGGCCGAG GCCGTTTTCGTCGCCACCTTCGACGTCTCCTCTGAGGCCGACCTGGGGGACAGGCTGCAGATCACGGCCAAGGCCAGCag tgACAATGGCGGCCCCATCACCGAACGCATGATGCACCGGGGGGAGCTGCCGGTCAAGTACGGCATCTTCATCATCCTCACCAG CCTCGAGGAGTCGACCAAGTACGTCAACTTCTCCACCGAGGAGGCAGGGACAAGTGTGCCAGTGACACATCGGTACGAG GTcaagaacctgcggcagcgaaGCGTCCCCATCTCGGTCACGTTCCAGTTCCCCGTGGAGCTGAGCGGGGTCCAGGTGTGGGACGCCTCTGAGGTCGTCCCCTCCAAG ccccagctggctcagtGCATCAGTGAGGCTGAAACACCCGGTTTGAAGGACTTTGTGAAGCAGATGAGCGAGCGCCCCGTGCTG GACTGCTCCGTGGCCACCTGTAAGAAGATCCGGTGCAGAATCGCCTCCCTGGAAATGCAGCAGCCGCTGGAGTTCATGATCAAAGGGAACGTCAGCTTCCAGTGGGTCTCCCAG ACTCAGCAGCAGAAAGTGAGTCTGGTGAGCGAGGCCCGGATTGAATACGAGGAGGAGAAATACACCCAGAAGGAGGGATTCGTCCAGCGCCAG gtgcAGACGGTGGTGGAGCGCTCCGAGGTCTATAACTACCTGCCCATCATCGTGGGCAGCAGCGTGGGGGGCCTGGTCCTGCTGGCTCTCATCACCGCAGCCCTCTacaag TTTGGCTTCTTCAAGCGCCAGTACAAGCAGATGATGGAGGGTGAAATGGCCGAGCCGGCCCAGAGCGATGCCTCCactccccccaactcccccgaagAATAG